A stretch of the Flavobacterium aquiphilum genome encodes the following:
- a CDS encoding TerC family protein, producing MEVFLNPDAWIALLTLTFLEIVLGIDNIIFISIATGKLPIEDRKKATKIGMFLAMFMRIALLFGINFLIQMKKPWFTIDWSWLQAGVTGQSIILLLGGLFLIYKSTNEIREKVDDRGHEEKELGKAAKKSFQSVILQIIMIDLVFSFDSILTAVGMTNGVQGALIIMITAVVISVLIMMQFAVPVGNFVNRHPSIQILGLSFLILIGFMLLTESAHLANALIFGSHVTPVPKGYLYFAISFSLFVEIINMRVTKSKK from the coding sequence ATGGAAGTTTTTTTGAATCCCGACGCATGGATTGCCCTATTAACATTGACTTTTCTTGAAATTGTTTTAGGTATAGACAATATCATTTTCATCTCTATTGCAACAGGAAAATTACCCATTGAAGACCGTAAAAAAGCAACCAAAATAGGAATGTTTTTGGCCATGTTCATGCGAATAGCTCTTTTGTTTGGAATTAATTTTTTAATCCAGATGAAAAAGCCCTGGTTTACGATTGACTGGAGTTGGTTACAGGCCGGAGTTACGGGACAAAGTATTATTTTACTATTGGGAGGCTTATTCCTGATTTATAAAAGTACTAATGAAATTAGAGAGAAAGTAGATGACAGAGGACACGAAGAAAAAGAATTGGGTAAAGCCGCAAAGAAGTCTTTTCAGAGTGTTATTTTGCAAATAATAATGATCGATTTGGTTTTCTCATTTGACAGTATTCTAACTGCTGTGGGAATGACAAATGGTGTTCAAGGCGCTTTAATCATTATGATTACTGCGGTAGTCATATCTGTTTTAATTATGATGCAGTTTGCAGTTCCTGTGGGGAATTTTGTAAACCGACACCCGTCGATACAAATTCTGGGGTTATCCTTTTTGATTTTGATAGGATTCATGCTGTTGACTGAAAGTGCTCATTTGGCCAATGCCCTTATTTTTGGAAGTCATGTAACTCCGGTTCCAAAAGGATATTTATATTTTGCCATTTCCTTTTCTTTATTTGTGGAAATAATAAACATGAGAGTAACTAAATCAAAAAAATAA
- a CDS encoding DNA topoisomerase IV, with protein MKRIVLLAPLLLLMSCYNAERNCANFKTGKFKFDYEINGVKKTTVFERNDSIEIETFEGKTDTSTIRWVNDCEYVLQKKHPKNKAEEKAIDMKILTTTKNSYTFEFGMVGIATKQKGTVVKISD; from the coding sequence ATGAAAAGAATTGTACTGCTTGCTCCCCTATTGCTTTTGATGTCCTGCTATAATGCGGAACGCAACTGCGCCAATTTTAAAACCGGGAAATTTAAATTTGATTACGAAATTAACGGCGTTAAAAAAACTACGGTCTTTGAGCGAAATGACAGTATTGAAATTGAGACTTTTGAGGGAAAAACGGATACTTCTACGATTCGCTGGGTGAATGATTGTGAATATGTTTTGCAGAAAAAACACCCGAAAAACAAGGCCGAAGAGAAAGCTATCGACATGAAAATTTTGACAACTACAAAAAATTCCTATACCTTTGAATTTGGAATGGTTGGTATTGCTACCAAACAAAAAGGAACTGTAGTCAAAATTTCAGACTAA
- a CDS encoding DUF1572 family protein — MDATTSYLESVKKQFLYYKMLGEKAMEQLEPEQLFVSVNEDTNSIAVIVKHISGNMLSRWTDFLTTDGEKETRNRDGEFENDMQTKEQVLTVWNAGWDCFFSALNSLKPEQLSQIIYIRNEGHTVIEAINRQLAHYPYHIGQIVFYAKQLKKEEWNSLSIPKNKSANYNADKFAQEKSIRNFTEEEFRRMK; from the coding sequence ATGGATGCGACTACTTCCTACCTTGAAAGCGTAAAAAAACAGTTTCTCTACTATAAAATGCTTGGAGAAAAAGCGATGGAACAACTAGAACCAGAACAACTTTTTGTATCTGTAAATGAAGACACCAATAGCATTGCGGTGATTGTAAAACATATTTCCGGGAATATGCTGTCGCGTTGGACTGATTTCCTTACTACCGATGGAGAAAAAGAAACGAGAAACAGAGATGGCGAATTTGAAAACGACATGCAGACAAAAGAACAAGTTTTGACTGTTTGGAATGCGGGCTGGGATTGTTTTTTTTCAGCTCTGAACAGCTTAAAACCTGAACAACTTTCTCAAATTATTTATATCAGAAATGAAGGCCATACTGTTATTGAAGCCATCAACAGACAATTGGCGCACTATCCGTATCATATTGGTCAAATTGTTTTTTATGCTAAACAATTAAAAAAAGAGGAATGGAATAGCCTTTCGATTCCCAAAAATAAATCGGCCAATTACAACGCCGATAAATTTGCACAGGAAAAATCAATTAGAAATTTTACTGAAGAAGAATTTAGAAGAATGAAATAG
- a CDS encoding DUF294 nucleotidyltransferase-like domain-containing protein, producing MKNTISHRVADFLKNFPPFTFLNQKDIELLSEQISIIYKEKDSVIFAENEETHSSFYVVHKGAIALRKGSKNEIIDMCDEGDIFGLRPLIANENYKMEARAYEETILYAVPITIFRPYALQNESVGNFLIQSFASNTQNPYSQSHRGKLYGDNPGEDNFNPDAKLFDIHPAKYSKKIVTCSAITTAKEIAEKMIKKNVGAVLVVEENKLPIGIITDKDLRNKIVTGEYPITTPASVIMTSPVITYSKKLTITQAQMAMMKSNISHICLTKDGTPNTKAIGIISKQDVMVSLGNNPSVLIKAIKRAKKVKEIKPVRVSIMQLLQGYIDQKIPIELTSKIITELNDACIQQVIAISLKKMLTPPPVKFAWLAMGSQGRSEQLLQTDQDNALVYEDVAEELKEKTKNYFLELATHVNKGLLEIGYDYCPAEMMASNPKWCLSLEEWKNLVHKWITDTGKDEVLLSFIFFDYSLSYGDSEIVKNLSDFILDDIKANPVFYIHLVSGALQSPSPTGFFRGFLLEQDGANKDTFDLKRRALMPLSDAARVLILSHSVKSISNTPERFEKLAELEPHNRELYLACSHSYRTLLRFRTKQGLLHNDSGQYIALGDLTKLEKIKLKSAFKTIKEIQEIISIRFNSSNIL from the coding sequence ATGAAAAATACCATTTCGCATAGAGTTGCCGATTTTTTAAAGAACTTCCCTCCTTTTACCTTTTTAAATCAAAAAGATATTGAGCTTCTGTCGGAACAAATATCTATTATTTATAAAGAAAAAGACAGTGTGATTTTTGCCGAAAATGAAGAAACCCACAGTTCATTTTATGTGGTTCACAAAGGAGCTATTGCACTTAGAAAAGGTTCTAAAAATGAAATCATTGATATGTGTGATGAAGGAGATATCTTTGGTTTGAGACCACTTATCGCAAATGAAAATTACAAAATGGAAGCTAGAGCCTATGAGGAAACCATACTTTACGCTGTTCCGATTACTATTTTCAGACCTTATGCATTACAAAACGAATCGGTTGGGAATTTCTTGATACAAAGTTTTGCATCAAACACCCAAAATCCTTACTCTCAAAGCCACAGAGGTAAATTATATGGCGATAATCCAGGAGAAGATAATTTTAATCCTGACGCCAAATTATTTGACATTCATCCAGCAAAATATTCTAAAAAAATAGTTACCTGTTCGGCCATAACTACTGCAAAAGAAATTGCAGAGAAAATGATTAAAAAAAATGTCGGAGCCGTACTTGTTGTAGAAGAGAACAAACTCCCAATTGGGATTATTACCGATAAGGATTTAAGAAATAAAATTGTAACCGGTGAATATCCCATCACCACACCAGCATCGGTAATAATGACAAGTCCAGTTATTACCTATTCCAAAAAACTGACCATAACTCAAGCACAAATGGCGATGATGAAAAGCAACATCAGTCATATATGTCTTACTAAAGATGGCACACCAAACACAAAAGCAATAGGAATTATTTCCAAACAAGATGTTATGGTTTCCCTAGGAAATAATCCATCTGTATTGATAAAAGCTATAAAAAGGGCAAAAAAAGTTAAAGAAATTAAACCAGTACGAGTTAGCATCATGCAATTATTGCAAGGCTATATCGACCAAAAAATCCCTATTGAGCTTACTTCCAAAATCATAACCGAATTGAATGATGCCTGTATTCAGCAAGTCATCGCCATTTCACTAAAAAAGATGCTTACACCACCGCCGGTAAAATTTGCATGGTTAGCAATGGGAAGCCAAGGACGTAGCGAGCAATTGTTACAGACCGACCAAGACAATGCGTTGGTTTATGAGGATGTCGCGGAAGAATTAAAAGAAAAGACTAAAAATTACTTCTTAGAGCTGGCAACACATGTAAACAAAGGATTATTAGAAATTGGTTATGATTATTGCCCTGCCGAAATGATGGCATCCAATCCGAAGTGGTGCTTAAGCCTTGAAGAATGGAAAAATCTAGTCCATAAATGGATTACCGATACCGGAAAAGACGAAGTCTTGCTTTCGTTCATATTCTTTGATTATAGTCTTTCTTATGGAGACAGTGAAATAGTAAAAAACTTATCCGATTTTATTCTGGATGACATAAAAGCAAATCCTGTCTTTTATATTCATTTGGTAAGTGGTGCTTTGCAAAGTCCTTCTCCAACAGGTTTTTTCCGAGGATTTTTATTGGAACAGGACGGAGCAAACAAAGATACATTTGACCTAAAAAGAAGAGCATTAATGCCTTTGAGCGATGCTGCAAGGGTATTAATTCTGTCACACTCCGTAAAATCAATCAGCAATACTCCCGAGCGTTTTGAGAAATTAGCCGAACTTGAACCACACAACAGGGAATTATATTTGGCCTGTTCGCATTCATACAGAACACTCCTTAGATTTAGAACCAAACAAGGACTTTTGCACAATGATTCAGGACAATACATTGCTTTGGGAGATCTTACAAAGCTGGAAAAAATAAAGCTAAAGAGTGCCTTTAAAACCATCAAAGAGATTCAAGAAATTATCAGCATCCGATTTAATTCATCAAATATATTGTAA
- a CDS encoding ZIP family metal transporter: MNYLLPLFSVLLGYFIALFLKPKNKTTLKLLLAFSGSFLLSLTVMHLLPEVYESKNHNIGIFIMLGILFQIILEFFSKGAEHGHVHGHSKMYQIPWLLFISLCIHAFLEGFPVSHHHDLAIGIAIHHLPIAIILTSFFISSSLNKHAIFLFMITFAVMTPLGTLVSDILPQLNDYYSEITAVVIGILFHISSTIIFESSEGHKFNIAKVSMIVIGIFLAYLI, encoded by the coding sequence ATGAATTACTTATTACCTCTATTTTCAGTACTTCTTGGATATTTCATAGCTTTATTTCTAAAGCCAAAAAACAAAACCACTCTTAAACTATTATTGGCGTTTAGTGGTTCGTTTTTGCTTTCGCTTACCGTAATGCACCTACTTCCTGAAGTATATGAAAGCAAAAACCACAACATTGGAATTTTTATAATGTTGGGGATTTTGTTCCAAATCATATTAGAATTTTTTTCCAAAGGAGCCGAGCACGGTCATGTACATGGCCATTCCAAAATGTACCAAATCCCTTGGTTATTGTTCATCAGCCTTTGCATTCATGCCTTTTTAGAAGGTTTTCCTGTAAGCCATCACCATGATTTGGCAATCGGAATAGCAATTCACCATTTACCTATTGCCATTATTTTGACTTCCTTCTTCATTAGTTCTAGTCTTAATAAACATGCAATTTTTTTATTTATGATCACTTTTGCGGTCATGACACCACTGGGAACTTTAGTATCAGACATTCTTCCTCAATTAAATGATTATTATTCCGAGATTACAGCTGTAGTAATAGGTATTTTATTCCATATTTCATCAACTATCATTTTTGAAAGCAGCGAAGGGCACAAATTCAATATAGCCAAAGTTTCGATGATTGTAATTGGAATTTTCTTGGCCTATTTGATATAA
- a CDS encoding pentapeptide repeat-containing protein, protein MEDFIHVQKTFDKVIYIGKKVNNREFEDCTFKNCDFSNSDFSNTTFMDCEFIDSNLSMIQLGNTSMKTVNFRNCKLLGIAFHTCEDFLFSVQFQDSVLDYCSFANKKMPKTKFNSCSMKEVSFIGTNLTQSVFENCNLDNAIFNDTILAGANFTTAYNYKIDPEFNPMKKAKFSSQGIAGLLDKYDIKIE, encoded by the coding sequence ATGGAAGATTTCATTCACGTTCAAAAAACATTCGACAAAGTCATTTATATTGGCAAAAAAGTCAACAACCGCGAATTTGAAGATTGCACTTTCAAAAATTGCGATTTCTCCAATAGTGATTTCTCCAACACAACATTTATGGATTGTGAATTTATTGACAGCAATTTATCGATGATTCAGTTGGGCAATACCAGCATGAAAACGGTAAATTTCAGAAATTGTAAACTCTTGGGAATTGCTTTTCATACCTGCGAAGATTTTTTATTCAGTGTTCAGTTTCAGGATTCTGTTTTGGATTATTGTTCGTTTGCCAATAAAAAAATGCCCAAAACCAAATTCAATTCGTGCTCGATGAAAGAAGTTTCTTTTATCGGGACTAATTTGACCCAATCGGTTTTTGAAAACTGTAATTTGGACAATGCCATTTTTAACGACACCATTTTGGCTGGAGCCAATTTTACAACTGCATATAACTATAAGATTGATCCCGAATTCAACCCAATGAAGAAAGCCAAATTTTCCAGTCAGGGAATTGCAGGCCTTTTAGATAAATACGATATTAAAATTGAGTAA
- a CDS encoding THUMP domain-containing class I SAM-dependent RNA methyltransferase: MENFKMIAKTFFGFEEILAKELQMLGAQDVEQGVRMVSFKGDKGFMYKANLSLRTALKILKPIYSFKARDEKELYRGIRGTNWSKYINANQTFVIDTTVHSTYFNHTEFVSQKCKDAIVDQFRERTGQRPSIDKAFPDLKINIHIDKDQVSVALDTSGNSLHQRGYRTATNIAPINEVLAAGILLLSGWDGQCDFLDPMCGSGTFLAEAAMIACNIPANINRREFAFEKWNDWDNQLFDQIMDSLMKKVREFHYTIKGYDKAPSAVQKAKDNMRNANLDEYVKIEEQNFFDTEKTSQGKLHIVFNPPYDERLDIRTEEFYKNIGDTLKKNYPGTNAWFITGNLEALKFVGLKPSRKIKLYNGSIEARLVKYEMYEGSKRTKFQNVSE, encoded by the coding sequence ATGGAGAATTTTAAGATGATTGCCAAAACCTTTTTTGGTTTTGAAGAAATATTGGCAAAAGAACTACAAATGCTTGGTGCGCAGGATGTGGAGCAGGGGGTGAGAATGGTGAGTTTTAAGGGAGATAAAGGATTTATGTATAAGGCAAATTTGTCTTTACGCACGGCTTTGAAGATTTTAAAACCCATTTATTCTTTTAAGGCGAGGGATGAAAAAGAGTTATACAGAGGAATTCGAGGGACGAATTGGTCAAAATATATCAATGCCAATCAGACTTTTGTGATTGATACCACAGTTCATTCTACCTATTTTAATCATACAGAGTTTGTTTCTCAAAAGTGTAAAGATGCAATCGTGGACCAGTTTCGTGAAAGAACAGGTCAGCGTCCAAGTATTGATAAAGCTTTTCCGGACTTAAAAATAAATATTCATATTGATAAAGACCAAGTTTCGGTAGCTTTGGACACCTCTGGTAATTCATTGCACCAACGAGGTTATAGGACTGCGACTAACATTGCACCAATAAATGAGGTTTTGGCAGCTGGTATTTTACTGCTTTCGGGTTGGGATGGACAATGTGATTTCCTTGACCCAATGTGTGGTTCGGGGACATTTTTAGCCGAAGCGGCGATGATTGCTTGCAATATTCCTGCGAATATCAACCGTAGGGAATTCGCTTTCGAGAAATGGAATGATTGGGACAATCAATTGTTTGATCAAATTATGGATTCCCTGATGAAAAAAGTTCGCGAGTTTCACTACACTATAAAAGGTTATGACAAAGCTCCATCTGCGGTTCAAAAAGCCAAGGACAATATGAGAAATGCCAATCTGGATGAGTATGTAAAGATTGAGGAGCAAAACTTTTTTGATACTGAGAAAACCTCACAGGGTAAATTACATATTGTTTTCAATCCACCATATGATGAGCGATTGGATATTCGCACTGAAGAATTCTATAAAAATATTGGAGACACACTCAAGAAAAATTACCCAGGAACAAATGCCTGGTTTATCACTGGAAATCTGGAAGCCTTGAAATTCGTGGGATTAAAACCTTCGCGAAAAATCAAACTTTACAATGGAAGCATCGAAGCCCGATTGGTCAAATACGAAATGTATGAAGGAAGCAAGAGAACAAAGTTTCAAAATGTTTCTGAATAG
- a CDS encoding MFS transporter yields MGHQLEGKRTNYRWTIASLLLFATTINYMDRNVIGYLKDYFCSTDGFGWSATDFSLLTAVFTAFYAGFTLFAGFIIDKIGTKIGLAASLIGWSTFGILSAFMGKGLTSHMFARGLFGAGEAGNFPSSIKTVAEWFPKKERALATGIFNSGSNVGAMICALIIPVILAAWNPTEGNELFLGVFHGWQMAFIITGLVGFLWLIFWSKLYSSPKHMLENGKINQEEYDYIHSDDEEVVATTTEEVKVPWYKMLTYRQTWSFVVGKFMTDGIWWFLLFWLPTYIKQQFCVGMDAVETKHTVMISTFIVYGIAIVGSVYGGSIPMSFMNKGWETYRARMTALLIIAFLPLSLISTQYVAAGWGIVAAIAIISIGGASHQAWSANLFTTVSDMFPKKAVGSVTGIGAAAGGLGGVLVQLLAGGLEDHFRIKGVMEASKAGLIKATNDIPLETVKLDNLKEVLVDPNMMEQASHFISSNISTAYGIMFTVCAFSYLIAWGIMKLLVPKHSPITSL; encoded by the coding sequence ATGGGACATCAACTTGAGGGAAAAAGGACAAATTACCGTTGGACAATCGCTTCACTATTACTTTTTGCAACAACTATAAATTACATGGACAGAAATGTAATTGGCTATCTTAAAGATTACTTCTGTTCAACCGACGGATTTGGCTGGTCAGCTACTGATTTTTCTCTTTTGACAGCCGTTTTTACAGCTTTCTACGCAGGTTTTACTTTGTTTGCAGGATTCATCATTGACAAAATTGGTACTAAAATAGGATTGGCCGCTTCTTTAATTGGCTGGTCCACTTTTGGAATTTTAAGTGCCTTTATGGGCAAAGGTTTAACAAGTCATATGTTCGCCAGAGGACTTTTTGGAGCTGGAGAAGCAGGAAACTTTCCGTCATCTATCAAAACAGTTGCAGAATGGTTTCCTAAAAAAGAGCGTGCATTAGCTACTGGTATTTTTAACTCTGGTTCTAATGTTGGGGCAATGATTTGTGCCTTAATCATACCTGTTATACTTGCTGCATGGAACCCAACTGAAGGGAATGAACTTTTCCTAGGTGTTTTTCACGGTTGGCAAATGGCATTCATTATTACTGGTCTAGTTGGTTTTCTTTGGCTGATTTTCTGGAGTAAATTATACTCTTCCCCTAAGCATATGTTGGAGAACGGTAAAATTAATCAAGAAGAATACGATTACATTCACAGTGACGACGAAGAAGTAGTTGCTACGACAACCGAAGAAGTTAAAGTTCCTTGGTACAAAATGCTTACTTACAGACAAACTTGGTCTTTTGTTGTTGGTAAATTTATGACTGATGGTATTTGGTGGTTCCTTTTATTCTGGTTACCAACTTACATCAAACAACAATTTTGTGTTGGAATGGATGCTGTTGAAACCAAACACACTGTTATGATCTCAACTTTTATCGTGTATGGAATTGCAATCGTTGGTTCTGTATACGGAGGTTCTATTCCTATGTCATTCATGAACAAAGGATGGGAAACGTATCGCGCACGTATGACTGCTCTTTTGATTATTGCTTTTTTACCTTTGTCGTTGATTAGTACGCAATACGTTGCTGCTGGTTGGGGAATTGTTGCAGCAATTGCAATCATTAGTATTGGAGGAGCTTCACACCAAGCTTGGTCAGCCAATTTATTCACCACTGTTTCGGATATGTTCCCTAAAAAAGCAGTTGGTTCTGTTACAGGAATAGGTGCTGCCGCCGGAGGATTAGGAGGAGTTTTGGTCCAATTATTGGCTGGAGGCCTAGAAGACCATTTCCGTATCAAAGGAGTTATGGAAGCTAGCAAAGCTGGGTTAATCAAAGCAACAAATGACATTCCTCTTGAAACAGTAAAATTAGACAACCTTAAAGAAGTATTAGTTGACCCGAATATGATGGAACAAGCTTCGCATTTTATTTCATCAAACATTTCTACAGCTTACGGAATCATGTTCACGGTTTGTGCTTTCTCCTACCTAATTGCATGGGGAATAATGAAACTTTTAGTTCCAAAACACAGTCCGATAACTTCATTATAA
- a CDS encoding class I SAM-dependent DNA methyltransferase, whose translation MSDSAHNKTQNQNYNPENWFASWFDSPYYHILYKERNYREAQLFMDNLTHYLNLPEKAKVLDLACGKGRHAIYLNQLGFNVIGADLSENSIAEANRNQNATLHFQVHDMREKFDDKFDAIFNLFTSFGYFEKDEDNLTTLKAIKESLTEYGFAVIDFMNVTNVLNNLVPEEVKHVDGIDFHIKRYLKDGHIFKEIDFEDQGHNYHFTEKVKALTLKDFEEMMEEAGIFLLDIFGDYKLRKFHKTESERLIMIFK comes from the coding sequence ATGTCTGATTCTGCACATAACAAAACACAAAATCAAAATTATAATCCTGAAAACTGGTTTGCTTCTTGGTTCGACAGTCCTTATTACCATATCCTTTACAAAGAAAGAAATTACAGGGAAGCACAGTTGTTTATGGACAACCTTACCCATTACCTCAATTTGCCTGAGAAAGCCAAAGTACTTGACCTCGCTTGCGGTAAAGGCCGACATGCTATTTATCTAAACCAATTAGGCTTTAATGTTATAGGTGCCGATTTATCAGAAAATAGTATTGCAGAAGCCAATCGAAATCAGAATGCAACGCTACATTTTCAGGTTCACGACATGCGTGAAAAATTTGATGATAAATTTGACGCCATTTTCAATTTGTTTACCAGTTTTGGTTATTTCGAAAAAGATGAGGACAACTTAACTACATTAAAAGCCATCAAAGAAAGCCTGACCGAATACGGTTTTGCCGTAATCGATTTTATGAATGTAACCAATGTTTTAAATAATCTGGTTCCCGAAGAAGTTAAACATGTTGATGGAATCGATTTCCATATCAAACGCTACCTCAAAGATGGTCATATTTTCAAAGAAATTGACTTTGAAGACCAAGGACACAACTATCATTTTACCGAAAAAGTAAAAGCCTTAACCCTTAAAGATTTTGAAGAAATGATGGAAGAAGCTGGAATCTTTTTGTTGGATATTTTTGGCGATTATAAACTGAGAAAATTCCACAAAACAGAAAGCGAAAGATTGATTATGATTTTTAAATAG
- a CDS encoding 3'-5' exonuclease: protein MSNFFEKSKTRIFDFFKIQKKSIDESLLKSVDDTRFVVLDTETTGFDFDNDRILCIGAVSLQNGVISIPDSFEIYIHQEYYDKTSAQIHGILKDWVMDKPDELEALQQFLVFLGDSIIVAHHTIFDITMINRALERNGLPQLTNKTLDTAFLYKKTLIMSNLLERKEKYALDDLADKFDISKKDRHTAMGDAYITAIAFLKIVKKLKGLKDKKIFTLNDLFKY from the coding sequence ATGAGTAACTTTTTTGAAAAAAGCAAAACAAGAATATTTGATTTTTTTAAAATTCAAAAAAAATCAATAGACGAATCACTACTTAAAAGTGTTGATGATACTCGTTTTGTTGTTTTAGACACTGAAACTACAGGTTTTGACTTTGACAATGACCGAATACTTTGCATAGGAGCTGTCAGCTTGCAAAACGGTGTAATTTCGATCCCAGACAGTTTTGAAATTTATATCCATCAGGAATATTACGATAAAACCAGCGCTCAAATACATGGAATTCTGAAAGATTGGGTTATGGATAAACCCGATGAACTTGAAGCGCTACAACAATTCTTGGTTTTTTTGGGAGATTCTATTATCGTTGCCCATCACACTATTTTTGATATCACGATGATAAATCGTGCTTTGGAACGAAATGGTCTGCCCCAATTAACCAACAAAACATTGGATACAGCTTTTCTTTACAAAAAAACACTCATTATGTCCAATCTTTTGGAGCGAAAAGAAAAATATGCTTTGGATGATTTGGCTGATAAATTTGACATCTCCAAAAAAGACCGCCACACCGCAATGGGAGATGCATACATCACAGCGATCGCCTTTCTGAAAATTGTAAAAAAATTAAAAGGATTAAAAGATAAAAAAATATTCACCTTGAATGATTTGTTTAAATATTGA
- the murQ gene encoding N-acetylmuramic acid 6-phosphate etherase has protein sequence MTFTKTTEQSSKYEHLEKMSVQELLFNINNEDKTVPLAVEKALPQIEALVTEIVAKMKLGGRLFYIGAGTSGRLGVVDASECPPTFGVPFDLVVGIIAGGDKAIRRAVENAEDDATQAWADLQEFNINAKDVVIGIAASGTTPYVIGGLQACNDKNISTGSISCNAGSPLSQTAKFPIEVIVGPEFVTGSSRMKAGTAQKLVLNMISTATMIQLGKVKGNKMVDMQLSNNKLVDRGIKMIMGEIPVTYEKAAELLKANGSVRKAVDFYNKQ, from the coding sequence ATGACTTTCACAAAAACTACTGAACAATCTTCCAAATACGAACATTTAGAAAAAATGTCTGTTCAGGAATTACTTTTCAATATCAATAACGAAGACAAAACAGTACCTCTCGCTGTCGAAAAGGCCTTGCCACAAATAGAGGCACTGGTAACCGAAATCGTTGCCAAAATGAAACTCGGCGGACGGTTATTTTACATCGGAGCGGGAACTTCTGGACGTTTAGGTGTTGTCGATGCATCCGAATGTCCTCCCACTTTTGGCGTTCCGTTTGATTTGGTTGTCGGGATCATCGCCGGTGGAGACAAAGCCATTCGTAGAGCCGTAGAAAACGCTGAAGATGATGCTACTCAAGCTTGGGCAGACTTACAGGAATTCAATATCAATGCAAAGGACGTGGTTATAGGTATTGCTGCCTCTGGAACCACACCTTATGTTATTGGCGGTTTACAAGCGTGTAATGACAAAAACATCAGCACCGGAAGTATTTCCTGTAATGCCGGAAGTCCGCTTTCGCAAACAGCTAAATTCCCAATTGAAGTCATCGTTGGTCCTGAATTTGTAACGGGAAGCTCCAGAATGAAAGCCGGAACTGCACAAAAATTGGTTCTGAATATGATCAGCACTGCAACGATGATTCAGCTAGGAAAAGTAAAAGGAAACAAAATGGTCGATATGCAATTGAGCAACAATAAACTCGTTGACCGCGGCATAAAAATGATTATGGGAGAAATTCCTGTGACTTATGAAAAAGCCGCTGAATTACTAAAAGCAAACGGAAGCGTCAGAAAAGCAGTTGATTTTTACAACAAACAGTAA
- a CDS encoding DUF6095 family protein gives MANKDLMAKGIKYIAGAIPLMFIGPTIIYNAFMNQHINWHYLVLIVGIILCAVSMYLMFSGLKIIMKGIFND, from the coding sequence ATGGCAAATAAAGATCTCATGGCAAAAGGCATAAAATACATAGCTGGTGCTATCCCGCTAATGTTTATAGGCCCTACCATAATTTACAATGCATTTATGAACCAACATATCAATTGGCATTATTTGGTTTTAATTGTTGGAATCATCCTTTGTGCTGTATCAATGTATTTAATGTTCTCAGGTTTAAAAATAATAATGAAAGGCATATTTAACGACTAA